From Enterococcus mediterraneensis, the proteins below share one genomic window:
- the mutY gene encoding A/G-specific adenine glycosylase, whose protein sequence is MKNEKWNELSPETVARLQAEFLEWYHREKRNLPWRATSDPYAIWISEIMLQQTRVETVIGYYYRFMELFPTIHDLAAADEQKLLKVWEGLGYYSRARNLKIAAQQIVDEYHGEMPKTIEEIRKLKGIGPYTAGAIASIAFGLPEPAIDGNVMRVVSRLFEIDEDIAKASSRKTFDEAMRKIISHEEPGEFNQALMDLGSRICTPTSPECAECPLQDFCLAYKDGRQEDFPVKTKKLKPKDVYYVATALENSKGEYLLQQRPASGLLASMWTFPLMEVSETEYQRLLKEWQKKTDEQLSLFVAEESELPEFFDQKVVWQKRHLGEITHIFSHLKWHVLLFYGRTEQKELEENQRFASVNAFNEYVFPKPQQKLVEQLKKNHLSDKDF, encoded by the coding sequence ATGAAGAATGAGAAATGGAACGAGTTATCACCGGAAACTGTCGCCAGATTACAGGCGGAGTTTTTAGAATGGTATCATCGGGAAAAACGCAATCTGCCGTGGCGGGCGACCTCTGATCCTTATGCCATTTGGATCTCGGAGATCATGCTCCAGCAGACACGAGTAGAAACAGTCATTGGGTATTATTACCGTTTTATGGAATTGTTCCCGACGATTCATGATTTGGCGGCGGCAGATGAACAGAAACTTTTAAAAGTTTGGGAAGGATTAGGCTATTATTCCCGCGCACGAAATTTAAAAATCGCGGCTCAGCAGATCGTCGACGAGTACCACGGAGAGATGCCGAAAACTATCGAGGAGATCCGAAAGCTAAAAGGGATCGGTCCGTATACCGCCGGAGCGATTGCTAGTATCGCCTTTGGTCTGCCGGAACCGGCGATCGATGGTAACGTGATGCGGGTCGTCAGCCGTCTATTCGAGATCGATGAAGATATCGCTAAAGCCAGCAGCCGCAAAACGTTTGACGAAGCGATGCGAAAAATCATTTCACACGAAGAACCAGGAGAATTCAATCAAGCCTTGATGGATCTGGGGTCAAGAATCTGTACACCAACATCGCCAGAATGTGCGGAATGTCCATTGCAGGATTTCTGTTTAGCCTACAAGGACGGTCGTCAAGAAGATTTTCCTGTCAAAACGAAAAAACTCAAACCTAAAGATGTTTATTATGTAGCTACCGCTCTTGAAAACTCTAAAGGCGAGTATCTGCTGCAACAGCGTCCTGCCAGCGGTCTTTTGGCCTCCATGTGGACATTTCCGCTAATGGAAGTTTCCGAGACGGAGTATCAACGTCTGCTGAAGGAATGGCAGAAGAAAACAGATGAACAGCTTTCATTATTTGTAGCTGAGGAATCGGAGCTGCCGGAGTTCTTTGATCAGAAAGTAGTCTGGCAAAAACGGCATCTAGGTGAGATCACCCATATTTTTAGCCATTTGAAATGGCATGTGCTTTTATTTTACGGACGAACGGAACAAAAAGAACTGGAAGAGAATCAGCGTTTTGCTTCCGTAAATGCTTTCAATGAGTATGTATTTCCTAAGCCGCAGCAAAAATTAGTGGAACAGTTGAAGAAAAATCATTTATCAGATAAAGATTTCTAG
- a CDS encoding bacteriocin immunity protein, whose translation MKKTSQKEIKETILSNLYDLVLDSTIKENERKILLEAKNNLEKNNYFPRVMNNLEKNLRPAAIRGELSKPVAKFYMDISTVGKFEKELGRGLASAPITFGH comes from the coding sequence ATGAAAAAAACAAGTCAAAAAGAAATTAAAGAAACTATACTATCGAATCTGTATGATTTGGTGCTGGATTCAACAATCAAGGAAAACGAACGAAAGATCTTGTTAGAAGCGAAAAATAATCTAGAAAAAAATAATTACTTTCCTAGAGTTATGAATAATTTAGAAAAAAATTTGAGACCCGCAGCTATTCGTGGAGAATTGTCTAAGCCTGTCGCAAAATTTTATATGGACATTTCGACAGTAGGAAAATTTGAAAAGGAATTAGGACGCGGTTTGGCATCTGCACCAATTACGTTTGGACACTAG
- a CDS encoding hemolysin family protein produces MNADPESQSLLAQILLLIVLTLINAFLAASEISLVSINKNRVEQKAEEGNVKSQKLLKILEDPTNFLSTIQVGITLVNILSGASLADTLSSRLASALGDIPAAKSISSVIVLAILTYVSIVFGELYPKRIALNKTEEVASFTSGVIRSLGKIAKPFVWLLSASTSLLARITPMDFDDEDDKMTRDEMRYMLETEGVLEDEEREMLQGVFSLDTKVAREVMVPRTDAFMVDVNDPVDDIVSEILSESYSRIPVYDEDKDKVIGVLHTKNLLKAAYQVGFDKLDLHNILQEPLFMPETVFIDDLLYELKRTQNQMAILLDEYGGVVGVVTLEDLLEEIVGEIDDESDEVENMYEQINESEYMIQGRMLIDEFNEIFDENLHMSDVDTMAGYLITALGTIPDEGEKLSFDVDNITLVSEEMEGSRVLKIRVFFHPEDTDVEPEEERRHFRKEFEEDEPRR; encoded by the coding sequence ATGAATGCTGACCCGGAGAGTCAGTCGCTTTTAGCGCAAATTTTATTATTGATCGTTCTTACGTTGATCAATGCTTTTTTAGCCGCTTCGGAAATTTCATTGGTTTCTATCAATAAAAACCGAGTGGAGCAAAAAGCTGAAGAAGGGAACGTCAAGTCACAGAAACTATTAAAAATCTTAGAGGATCCTACCAATTTTCTTTCAACGATTCAAGTTGGTATTACCCTTGTAAATATTTTATCTGGGGCTTCGCTTGCTGATACATTATCCAGCCGTTTGGCATCTGCGTTGGGAGATATTCCTGCGGCAAAAAGTATTTCCAGCGTTATCGTCCTTGCGATATTGACATATGTTTCCATTGTTTTTGGTGAACTATATCCAAAACGAATCGCTTTAAATAAAACAGAAGAGGTTGCTTCATTTACTTCAGGAGTCATTCGTTCTTTAGGAAAGATCGCAAAACCGTTCGTTTGGCTGTTGTCGGCTTCAACTAGCTTGTTGGCGCGGATCACACCGATGGATTTTGATGATGAAGACGATAAGATGACTCGTGACGAAATGCGGTACATGCTGGAAACAGAAGGCGTTTTGGAAGACGAAGAACGTGAGATGCTTCAAGGAGTTTTCTCATTAGATACAAAAGTTGCCAGAGAAGTGATGGTTCCACGTACAGATGCATTTATGGTGGACGTTAATGATCCAGTAGATGATATCGTATCAGAGATCTTGTCTGAAAGTTATTCTCGTATTCCAGTTTATGATGAGGATAAAGATAAAGTTATCGGTGTCCTGCATACGAAAAATCTATTAAAAGCAGCGTATCAAGTCGGATTTGACAAACTTGATCTGCATAATATTTTACAAGAACCGTTGTTTATGCCGGAAACGGTATTTATTGATGATCTGCTTTACGAATTGAAACGGACACAAAACCAAATGGCGATCCTGCTGGATGAATACGGCGGTGTCGTTGGGGTTGTGACTTTAGAAGACCTGTTGGAAGAAATCGTCGGCGAGATCGATGACGAATCAGATGAAGTCGAAAACATGTATGAACAGATCAACGAGTCCGAATATATGATCCAAGGTCGGATGCTGATCGATGAATTCAACGAAATATTTGACGAAAATCTGCATATGAGCGACGTAGATACGATGGCGGGTTATTTGATCACTGCGTTGGGAACGATTCCTGATGAAGGCGAGAAACTTTCTTTTGACGTAGACAACATTACGTTGGTCTCAGAAGAGATGGAAGGTTCGCGCGTATTGAAGATCAGAGTTTTTTTCCATCCTGAAGATACAGATGTCGAACCGGAAGAAGAACGCCGGCATTTTCGTAAAGAGTTTGAAGAAGATGAACCTCGCAGATAG
- a CDS encoding AI-2E family transporter: MFDKLKNSKLMFWSLELLILATLVFVSTKINFLFQPIGTFFTTLFLPVLIGGFLYYVLNPIVNFLIKYTKMKRIYAVILVFILLVGVLVWMVLSVIPSLVSQISSLAENIPTFVSNMQNWARKFIENPIFNQIDIEQQIEKMDISYSALIQRFLSGLSNSLGSIFSTVASTTVTIITVPFILFYMLKDGDRLVPNIQRFFPEKNRKEIVDLLGQLNQTLSNYISGQAIECIFVGTFTFIGYLIIGVDYAFLFGVIAGITNLIPYLGPYLGLLPAVLATVFNEPFTALLCCVVVLVVQQIDGNVIYPNVIGKSLSIHPLTIILVLLVAGNIAGLFGIFLGIPFYAICRTIIVFVVRLIRTNRIKESREKLTDTTNDL, encoded by the coding sequence TTGTTTGATAAACTAAAAAATTCAAAATTGATGTTTTGGTCGCTTGAACTACTGATCCTAGCGACATTGGTCTTTGTTTCAACAAAAATAAATTTCTTGTTCCAACCGATCGGAACTTTCTTCACGACGTTATTTCTTCCGGTCTTGATTGGCGGCTTTTTATATTACGTGTTGAATCCGATCGTCAACTTTTTGATCAAGTATACGAAAATGAAAAGAATCTACGCAGTCATTCTGGTTTTCATTCTTTTAGTAGGTGTACTGGTGTGGATGGTTCTCAGCGTGATCCCAAGCTTGGTCAGTCAGATTTCTTCTTTGGCTGAAAATATCCCGACATTTGTAAGCAATATGCAAAATTGGGCGAGGAAATTCATCGAAAACCCGATCTTCAATCAGATCGACATCGAACAACAGATCGAAAAAATGGATATTTCCTATTCAGCACTTATCCAACGCTTTTTAAGCGGGTTGTCAAATAGTTTAGGATCGATTTTCAGCACAGTCGCTTCCACAACCGTTACGATCATAACGGTGCCGTTTATTCTCTTTTACATGCTGAAAGACGGTGACCGTCTAGTGCCGAATATCCAACGCTTTTTCCCGGAAAAAAACCGAAAAGAGATCGTTGACCTATTGGGACAATTGAATCAAACGTTGTCTAATTATATCAGCGGACAAGCTATCGAATGTATCTTCGTTGGTACATTCACGTTTATCGGCTATCTGATCATTGGTGTCGACTATGCCTTTTTATTTGGCGTTATCGCCGGGATCACTAATTTGATCCCTTATCTGGGACCTTATCTGGGACTTTTGCCGGCAGTGTTAGCGACAGTCTTCAATGAACCTTTCACAGCGTTATTGTGTTGCGTAGTCGTGCTTGTCGTCCAACAAATTGACGGTAATGTGATCTATCCAAATGTAATCGGCAAATCTTTGTCGATCCATCCGCTAACGATCATTTTAGTTTTGCTCGTGGCTGGGAACATCGCTGGTCTGTTCGGTATCTTCTTGGGGATTCCTTTTTATGCGATTTGCCGGACGATCATTGTGTTCGTTGTTCGTTTGATCCGCACGAATCGGATCAAAGAAAGCCGAGAAAAGCTGACAGATACTACAAATGATTTATGA
- a CDS encoding peptide chain release factor 3: MDNPKLHEQVDSRRTFAIISHPDAGKTTITEQLLLFGGAIRQAGTVKGKKTGNFAKSDWMEIEKQRGISVTSSVMQFDYNGKRINILDTPGHEDFSEDTYRTLMAVDSAVMVIDSAKGIEAQTKKLFQVVKKRGIPIFTFINKLDRDGREPLDLLEELEELLNIESYPMNWPIGMGKGLQGLYDIHNQRVELYRPENPEERFVELDENGEIPADHPLQQNNVYQQVLEEIELLQEAGDDFDEEKIAKGNQTPVFFGSALTNFGVQTFLETFLQYAPAPYAHKTMDEEEISPYESDFSGFVFKIQANMNPAHRDRIAFVRICSGTFERGMDVFLERTGKKMKLSNVTQFMADTRENIEEAVAGDIIGVYDTGNYQIGDTLYEGKLKVAYEELPSFTPELFMKVSAKNVMKQKSFHKGIYQLVQEGAIQLYKTYLTDEYIIGAVGQLQFEVFQYRMKNEYNAEVVMTPMGNKIARWIDPEDLDERMSSSRNILAKDRFDQPLFLFENQFAERWFADKYPDVKLKSLM; the protein is encoded by the coding sequence ATGGACAACCCGAAATTACATGAGCAAGTCGACAGTCGTCGAACGTTTGCCATCATTTCCCACCCGGATGCGGGGAAAACGACGATTACTGAACAACTGCTTTTATTTGGTGGAGCGATCCGCCAAGCCGGTACCGTAAAAGGAAAGAAAACCGGAAACTTTGCAAAATCCGACTGGATGGAGATCGAAAAACAACGGGGGATCTCGGTAACCAGTTCGGTGATGCAATTTGACTATAATGGCAAACGGATCAATATTTTGGATACACCAGGGCACGAGGATTTCTCTGAAGATACTTACCGGACATTGATGGCCGTCGATAGTGCCGTAATGGTCATCGACAGCGCAAAAGGGATCGAAGCGCAAACGAAAAAACTTTTTCAAGTCGTCAAAAAACGCGGTATCCCGATTTTTACTTTTATCAATAAACTGGATCGCGATGGTCGCGAACCGTTAGATCTTTTAGAAGAACTAGAAGAATTATTGAATATCGAATCTTATCCAATGAATTGGCCGATCGGTATGGGTAAAGGTCTGCAAGGTCTTTATGACATCCACAATCAGCGTGTTGAATTGTATCGTCCGGAAAATCCGGAAGAACGATTTGTTGAATTGGATGAAAACGGAGAGATTCCGGCAGATCATCCTTTGCAGCAAAACAATGTTTACCAACAAGTACTAGAAGAAATCGAATTATTGCAAGAAGCCGGCGATGATTTCGATGAAGAAAAAATCGCGAAAGGAAATCAAACGCCCGTCTTCTTCGGTTCGGCGTTGACCAACTTTGGTGTACAGACATTCTTGGAAACATTTTTACAATACGCACCAGCACCTTATGCTCATAAAACGATGGATGAAGAAGAGATCAGTCCTTACGAATCAGATTTTTCCGGCTTCGTCTTTAAGATCCAAGCCAATATGAATCCTGCTCACCGGGATCGGATCGCATTTGTCCGTATCTGTTCAGGAACTTTTGAAAGAGGCATGGATGTCTTTTTGGAACGGACAGGCAAGAAAATGAAGCTGAGCAATGTTACGCAATTTATGGCGGACACTCGTGAAAATATCGAAGAAGCCGTAGCCGGCGACATCATCGGGGTATATGATACCGGTAATTATCAGATCGGTGATACATTGTATGAAGGCAAATTAAAAGTTGCTTATGAAGAACTGCCTTCCTTCACGCCGGAACTGTTCATGAAAGTCTCTGCGAAAAACGTCATGAAACAAAAGTCCTTCCATAAAGGAATCTATCAGTTGGTGCAAGAAGGCGCGATCCAATTGTATAAAACTTATTTGACCGATGAATACATCATCGGCGCGGTAGGACAACTGCAATTTGAAGTCTTCCAATACCGGATGAAAAACGAGTACAACGCCGAAGTAGTGATGACACCAATGGGGAACAAAATCGCCCGCTGGATCGACCCAGAAGATCTGGATGAACGAATGAGCTCCAGCCGCAATATTTTAGCAAAAGATCGTTTCGACCAACCATTGTTCTTATTTGAAAACCAATTCGCGGAACGCTGGTTTGCGGATAAATATCCTGATGTGAAGTTGAAGAGTTTGATGTAA
- a CDS encoding N-acetylmuramoyl-L-alanine amidase, whose product MNKNFSVKSRHVILVIFLLAIVICASLGASTKQSSPPDNSEVSTEKTITSSEPEEPVREETTEKLVQVYVDPKLYDSAVVTENDFVALYKQADENSAVQEKLHRGEWTAYLGEEKNWIHVQTNKGKTGYISKENTKIKEITRYKEPKQLQQLTVVLDAGHGGMDSGAVSNDETVMEKELTLKTALAAGEVLEKAGINVIYTRTEDTYLELSEITEFSLEKNSDLFLSFHYDNYDYANVMKGFTTYYYYDKMKKFAETVTQELAKESTLNNNGVREGNYYVIRETYIPSLLLELGYMNSDEDLQVITTEEYRQKVAQAVLASVKKFADEDYLIWNVEKE is encoded by the coding sequence ATGAATAAAAACTTCTCCGTTAAATCAAGACACGTTATACTTGTTATTTTTTTGTTAGCGATCGTTATTTGTGCCAGTTTGGGGGCCAGCACGAAACAATCATCCCCTCCGGATAACTCAGAAGTATCCACTGAAAAAACGATCACAAGTTCTGAACCAGAAGAACCTGTTCGAGAAGAAACTACTGAAAAATTGGTCCAAGTTTATGTGGACCCCAAACTCTATGATTCAGCAGTAGTTACTGAGAATGATTTCGTTGCTTTGTATAAACAGGCGGATGAAAACAGCGCAGTCCAAGAAAAGCTCCATCGGGGAGAATGGACCGCTTATTTAGGTGAAGAAAAAAATTGGATCCATGTTCAGACAAACAAAGGAAAGACCGGCTATATCTCAAAGGAAAACACTAAAATCAAAGAGATCACTCGCTATAAGGAACCAAAACAGCTGCAGCAGTTGACCGTTGTTTTAGACGCGGGGCATGGCGGGATGGATTCAGGTGCGGTCAGTAATGATGAAACGGTCATGGAAAAAGAATTGACCTTGAAGACTGCGCTGGCTGCTGGAGAAGTTCTTGAAAAAGCCGGGATAAACGTGATTTATACTCGCACCGAAGACACCTATTTGGAACTATCGGAAATCACTGAATTCAGTCTGGAAAAAAATTCTGATCTGTTTCTTAGTTTTCATTACGATAATTATGACTACGCAAATGTGATGAAGGGATTCACTACGTACTATTACTACGATAAAATGAAAAAATTTGCTGAGACTGTTACTCAGGAATTAGCGAAGGAATCAACGCTTAATAATAATGGGGTACGAGAAGGAAATTATTATGTGATCCGAGAAACATATATTCCTAGTCTGCTGTTGGAGCTCGGGTATATGAATTCCGATGAGGATCTGCAAGTCATCACGACAGAAGAATATCGCCAAAAAGTTGCTCAAGCGGTTTTAGCCAGTGTGAAAAAATTTGCTGATGAAGATTATCTTATCTGGAATGTTGAAAAAGAATAA
- a CDS encoding GNAT family N-acetyltransferase, whose amino-acid sequence MIIVQTKDTMSQIYLDALKIRYQVFVKEQGVQLEREIDKDEAYAVHFVLYEDNEALATVRLLPVDETTMKLQRMAVKKEARHRGLGNIIIAEAEKFAKQQGFTTIKLGAQLTAQEFYEKMGYQAYGEVFLDAGIQHIAMKKEL is encoded by the coding sequence GTGATTATTGTACAAACTAAAGATACGATGAGTCAAATCTATTTGGATGCCTTGAAGATCCGCTATCAAGTATTTGTTAAAGAGCAAGGTGTTCAATTAGAAAGAGAGATCGACAAAGACGAAGCATACGCGGTGCATTTCGTACTCTACGAAGATAACGAAGCACTAGCTACAGTTCGTCTGTTGCCAGTGGATGAAACGACGATGAAACTGCAACGGATGGCGGTCAAAAAAGAAGCCCGTCATCGTGGTCTTGGCAACATCATCATTGCTGAAGCAGAAAAGTTTGCAAAACAACAAGGATTTACTACCATCAAATTAGGCGCGCAATTGACTGCCCAAGAATTTTATGAAAAAATGGGCTATCAAGCATATGGCGAAGTTTTCCTTGATGCTGGCATTCAGCACATCGCAATGAAAAAAGAATTATAA
- a CDS encoding alpha-hydroxy-acid oxidizing protein, with amino-acid sequence MEKFYEASKAEGPIDFINVFDLEEAAKTVIPTGGYGYINSGAGDIFTYRENERAFNHKLIIPHVLKDVELPDTTTEFAGDKLTAPIIMAPVAAHGLANVAAEEASAKGVATFGTIYTASSYASRTLEEIRAAGGADAPQWFQFYMSKDDGINRDILDMAKRNGAKAIVLTADATVGGNRETDRRNGFTFPLAMPIVQAYQSGIGQTMDAVYGSSKQKLSPKDVEFIAKYSELPVYVKGVQSEEDVERALGSGANGIWVSNHGGRQLDGGPASFDSLQYVAEAVNGRAPIVFDSGVRRGQHIFKAIASGADLVAIGRPAIYGLALGGATGVIQVFEFFKRELEMVMQLAGAQTVEDIKKTKLRENNYC; translated from the coding sequence ATGGAAAAATTCTATGAAGCAAGCAAAGCGGAAGGTCCTATTGATTTTATCAATGTTTTTGATCTGGAAGAAGCCGCAAAGACGGTGATTCCCACTGGAGGATACGGCTATATCAACAGTGGTGCCGGTGATATTTTTACTTATCGAGAAAATGAACGGGCTTTCAATCATAAATTGATCATTCCTCATGTGTTGAAAGATGTTGAATTACCGGATACAACGACGGAATTTGCCGGTGATAAATTGACGGCTCCTATCATCATGGCACCGGTTGCGGCTCACGGGCTTGCCAATGTAGCGGCAGAAGAAGCTTCCGCAAAGGGTGTAGCAACATTTGGTACGATCTATACCGCCAGTTCTTACGCTTCGCGAACATTAGAAGAGATACGCGCAGCCGGCGGAGCAGATGCACCGCAATGGTTCCAATTTTATATGAGTAAAGATGATGGAATCAATCGTGATATTTTAGATATGGCAAAACGCAATGGTGCCAAAGCGATCGTTTTGACAGCAGATGCAACAGTAGGAGGAAATCGCGAAACGGATCGCCGTAATGGATTTACTTTCCCATTAGCGATGCCGATCGTGCAAGCTTACCAATCAGGGATCGGGCAAACCATGGACGCGGTTTACGGCTCCTCAAAACAAAAATTAAGTCCTAAAGACGTTGAATTTATTGCAAAATATTCAGAGTTGCCGGTCTATGTAAAAGGAGTCCAATCAGAAGAAGATGTGGAACGGGCACTAGGATCTGGTGCGAACGGTATCTGGGTCTCAAATCATGGAGGGCGGCAATTAGATGGCGGTCCAGCATCCTTTGATTCCCTTCAATATGTTGCCGAAGCAGTCAACGGACGGGCGCCTATCGTATTTGATAGTGGTGTGCGTCGAGGACAACATATTTTTAAAGCAATCGCATCAGGAGCAGATCTGGTGGCGATCGGTCGTCCAGCGATTTATGGTCTTGCGTTGGGAGGAGCAACTGGGGTCATCCAAGTATTTGAATTCTTCAAAAGAGAATTGGAAATGGTCATGCAGTTAGCAGGAGCGCAAACCGTCGAAGATATCAAAAAAACGAAATTAAGAGAAAACAACTATTGTTGA
- the recX gene encoding recombination regulator RecX codes for MITVVRISKGKSNFFTVEFSNGEQLRVSEDMLVRHRLLKGMELSEEDFKKLQKNTGYDLGVQLAMNYISYQLRSEKEVRSFLKEKEIPAEDRNRIISRLKDLGVVDDRIYGESYVRTQMRTSDKGPTVVKQQLRQKGLTEELIEQVITLYSFDQQLEVASHVAEKSLRRIHGKSYKETIQKVRTALMQKGFSGDVISLVMEDLPFDKQEDDEYEALVKEGERLWRRHQRKAPRERDNKIKQSLFQKGFQLEEIQRFLEEKGLEDEE; via the coding sequence AAAGCAATTTTTTCACAGTCGAGTTTTCTAACGGTGAACAGCTTCGAGTTTCAGAGGATATGCTGGTCCGTCATCGTCTGTTGAAGGGGATGGAACTTTCCGAAGAGGACTTTAAAAAACTTCAAAAAAATACGGGATATGACTTAGGCGTCCAATTAGCGATGAATTATATCAGCTATCAATTGCGTTCTGAAAAAGAAGTCCGCAGTTTCCTAAAAGAAAAAGAAATCCCGGCAGAAGATCGCAATCGGATTATCAGTCGTTTAAAAGACTTGGGAGTCGTGGATGATCGGATCTATGGTGAAAGCTATGTACGAACACAGATGCGTACTTCTGACAAAGGACCGACTGTCGTCAAGCAGCAGCTTCGTCAAAAAGGACTGACAGAAGAATTGATCGAGCAGGTCATCACTTTGTATTCCTTTGACCAACAATTAGAAGTCGCCAGCCATGTAGCTGAAAAAAGTCTACGGCGGATCCACGGGAAAAGTTACAAGGAAACGATCCAGAAGGTGCGGACGGCATTGATGCAAAAAGGTTTTTCCGGAGATGTCATCAGTCTGGTAATGGAAGATCTTCCTTTTGATAAACAAGAAGACGACGAATACGAAGCGCTGGTAAAAGAAGGCGAACGGCTCTGGCGGCGCCATCAACGAAAAGCACCTAGAGAACGCGACAATAAGATCAAACAAAGCTTATTTCAAAAAGGATTTCAGTTAGAGGAAATCCAACGATTTTTAGAAGAAAAAGGATTAGAAGATGAAGAATGA
- a CDS encoding nucleoside tri-diphosphate phosphatase, protein MRVPKEGEFVSIQSYKHDGNLHRTWRDTMVLKTSEYSMIGVNDHTLVTESDGRRWVTREPAIVYFHKKYWFNVIAMIREKGVSYYCNLASPYLLDDEALKYIDYDLDIKVFPDGEKRLLDVDEYELHSKIMHYPDDIDYILKENVKILVDWINNGKGPFSEGYIDIWYNRYKQLSRK, encoded by the coding sequence ATGCGAGTTCCTAAAGAGGGAGAGTTTGTTTCCATCCAGAGTTACAAACATGATGGCAATTTGCATCGAACGTGGCGTGATACGATGGTATTGAAAACAAGTGAGTATTCAATGATCGGCGTGAACGATCACACATTAGTGACCGAGTCAGATGGCCGCCGTTGGGTAACACGCGAACCAGCAATCGTTTATTTTCACAAAAAATACTGGTTCAATGTAATAGCAATGATCAGAGAAAAGGGGGTTTCCTATTATTGTAATCTAGCTTCACCCTATTTATTGGATGACGAAGCCTTGAAATATATCGATTATGATTTAGATATCAAGGTATTTCCAGATGGTGAAAAACGTTTATTAGATGTGGATGAGTATGAATTGCACAGCAAGATCATGCATTATCCTGATGACATTGACTATATTTTAAAAGAAAATGTCAAAATACTGGTAGACTGGATCAATAATGGTAAAGGACCATTCTCAGAAGGCTATATTGATATTTGGTATAACCGCTACAAGCAATTGTCACGTAAATGA